CCCCGCACCGCCCCGCTGGgttcacctctctctctctctctctcttctcccctcatACTGCTCATGTGGGCGCGACAGAGATGGTGCGCGTGGAGGCGAAGCCGCCCCCAGTACGTCGCTCCTAcggcagagacacacgcacaagtaGGACACGGCAGTGCCTGTTTGCATCACGTCAGCGAAAGCTGAGGCGGGAGAGTGCCAAGGAGAAACGAGGAGAGGCGGTCttacagagcgagagagccttctcttgctgttgTGGGTGCATGTGCCACATTGCAGACGTTTTCTGTTCGCTTATGCTTTCTAGGTGACCATCCGAGAGACACATCCGTCAGACTTACAGCGAGAAGTCACCCTGAGGAGCGGCATAGTGTGGCAGGAGTGGCTCGGGGAGTAGTAGCACAACCATATCTCACGTGTTGGCGCGGATACACTCCAGTCCATACAGAGGCACGCACGTACATGGTGAAAGAGACCAAGAGTACACGCCCAATGAAGAAGTAGGGGGGCTGAAGGATACCGGATGCAAGCACACGTTCATCCACCtagccagctgctgcacatcagCGAGGAAGGGCACAAACACCCAATGCGAGAGaacaagggaaaaaaagaggatcTAACGTacaaaacagagagaaaacatACACCTGCACGCCTACACGCCACGCGCGCACAGGCAGGCACAACGCGATGACGGGggtctccccctctccctccgcagggaagaggaagcatGGGGGGTGAACCGGCGCATGCAGTGGGTATGGGCGGAGGTGACAGTGCCTGCCACCACGGCCACCGGCCTCCCAGTTCCCCTCATCACAGCGAACCCCGAGCTCACGCTACTGACTAGGATCTCGATCTGATCCGCGCACCTTACGAGGTGCCGTGGATAGCGCTGAGGATGGTAGCTTTTGTGTGGGCTCCCTTCAACTGAATCGAGTTGTCCTTGGCGAACTCCTTCAACGCAGCGAGGGACCACTTTGGACTGGGCATCTCGGatggcgccgccacggcccTAACCCGAGAGTTCGAGCGGGAACGAGAACGCCGACGGCCAGCTGACGTCTTTGCCGCGGGCTTGGGCTTCGCCGGCAagggagagcgcgcgcgggCAGGGGATCGGGAtgccgccttcttcggcGACGTTAGCCTCGATGACGACTTCTTGGGAGAGTTCTTCTTGACCAAGGCCTTCCTTGGGCCTGCCTTGcgcggcgtgctgctcacaGAAGTCACAGGTTCTGGCTCTGGAGAGGTGGCACGCGCCGGCGACTTAGCTGGTGACCTGGCCTCCGACTTGCGGCGGGATGGGGAGGAAGACGCGGCCTTGGTGGGAGAGTGGGAGGAGCCCTTCAAGTCGGTCTTCTTGGAAGGAGTCGCTGGCTTGGTCGCGGCAGACTTGAGCAGAGACGCGTACGTTTTCTGCGACACTGGCGGCGACTTCTTCGCGTTCGCGGATGCGATGGAGGATGTCGATGACCGGCGCCACGCAGcgaccaccgccgtcgctacGCTGTCCTCCTTCATCCTGCCGTCATCGTCGAAGAGGCGGtacaacggcagcggcaaatCATCGTCGTCCACCTCCGGCTTAGTGTAGATGAAATTCTTCCAGAACGGCATTCTCCGCCTGTGCTGAGGCGATACGTGGTGCACCCTGAAAGGTGGCCGGTGGACGAGAGGTTTGGAGAGAGCCTATGAGGTACacaggagaaaaggggggagtga
This Leishmania panamensis strain MHOM/PA/94/PSC-1 chromosome 29 sequence DNA region includes the following protein-coding sequences:
- a CDS encoding hypothetical protein (TriTrypDB/GeneDB-style sysID: LpmP.29.0270); amino-acid sequence: MPFWKNFIYTKPEVDDDDLPLPLYRLFDDDGRMKEDSVATAVVAAWRRSSTSSIASANAKKSPPVSQKTYASLLKSAATKPATPSKKTDLKGSSHSPTKAASSSPSRRKSEARSPAKSPARATSPEPEPVTSVSSTPRKAGPRKALVKKNSPKKSSSRLTSPKKAASRSPARARSPLPAKPKPAAKTSAGRRRSRSRSNSRVRAVAAPSEMPSPKWSLAALKEFAKDNSIQLKGAHTKATILSAIHGTS